A genome region from Nicotiana tabacum cultivar K326 chromosome 13, ASM71507v2, whole genome shotgun sequence includes the following:
- the LOC107800643 gene encoding uncharacterized protein LOC107800643 yields the protein MKLQIASINVQCPQNFMLQALYPPSSTSLFCLPSSFSAKRGAKNVNLAISVRSRKFLRYQYLDKNFCKSHSSIQPSCNSCTSLFCLPSSFSAKWGAKNVNLVISVISRKFLRYHYLNKNSCKSHSTIQSCCSSRLCADFGEHSEGCSYKSKYGEKGSFLQSEFESLEPKMLGIRPEPPYWPEREAILCTSIEQKAKSFGLPLSLRMIKKKHQCLPIKQYSFCSVKKAFSSLVFIIVELQTYALHLRESVCNEDLEMIIGEVQREMYASFIWLFRQVFSRTPVLMIYVMIILANFSVYSTSHNIAIAMPKLEMAYDHVNTIETTSILGSFSIGNRDLSNSSTLFKHPHIPQELSRFEDRVLKSDEEIELWNSIEDEALNIRGLRDVGLDHEVMLRFFSPLSVEIDQDNNVEYFKTDLLYQMALSHEPYNTLLLCNYAQFLQVTARDYNRAEECFKRAVQVDPPDAEVLSQYANFLWTVRKNLWEAEERYQQAVAAEPRNPYYASTYANFLWSTGGEETCFLQ from the exons ATGAAACTCCAAATTGCTTCTATCAATGTGCAATGTCCTCAAAATTTTATGCTTCAAGCATTATATCCTCCTTCATCTACTTCTCTTTTCTGTTTACCTTCTTCTTTTTCAGCAAAACGGGGTGCTAAAAATGTAAACTTGGCTATTTCTGTAAGATCAAGAAAATTCTTAAGGTATCAATACTTAGACAAAAATTTCTGTAAAAGTCATAGTAGTATACAACCAAGTTGTAATTCATGCACTTCTCTGTTCTGTTTACCATCTTCTTTTTCGGCAAAATGGGGTGCTAAAAATGTAAACTTGGTTATTTCTGTAATATCAAGAAAATTCTTGAGGTATCATTACTTAAACAAAAATTCCTGTAAAAGTCATAGTACTATACAATCATGTTGTAGTTCAAGAttatgtgcagattttggagaaCATTCTGAGGGATGTTCATATAAGAGTAAATATGGGGAAAAAGGTTCATTTTTGCAATCAGAATTTGAGTCCCTAGAGCCAAAAATGCTTGGTATTAGACCAGAACCACCATATTGGCCAGAAAGAGAGGCTATTTTATGTACTAGTATTGAACAAAAAGCTAAGAGTTTTGGACTTCCTTTATCACTTAGAATGATAAAAAAGAAACATCAGTGTTTACCTATAAAACAATATAGTTTTTGCTCAGTGAAAAAAGCATTTTCCTCATTGGTATTCATAATTGTGGAGTTACAAACTTATGCATTGCACTTGAGGGAGTCAGTGTGCAATGAAGATTTGGAGATGATTATTGGTGAAGTACAGAGAGAAATGTATGCATCATTTATTTGGCTTTTTCGACAAGTATTTAGTCGTACGCCTGTGTTAATGATCTATGTTATGATCATTTTGGCCAATTTTAGTGTATACTCTACATCTCATAATATTGCTATTGCAATGCCAAAACTAGAAATGGCCTATGATCATGTCAATACAATAGAAACaacatcaattcttggaagtttTAGTATAGGGAATAGGGATTTGAGTAATTCCTCAACACTCTTCAAACATCCTCATATTCCTCAAGAATTATCAAGATTTGAAGATCGAGTACTGAAAAGCGACGAAGAGATAGAATTATGGAACTCGATAGAGGATGAAGCCTTAAATATAAGAGGTTTAAGGGATGTTGGACTTGATCATGAAGTCATGTTAAGATTCTTTTCGCCATTGTCTGTGGAGATTGATCAAGATAACAATGTTGAGTATTTTAAGACAGATCTTCTTTACCAGATGGCGCTATCTCACGAGCCTTATAACACGCTTCTACTATGCAATTATGCACAGTTTCTGCAAGTTACTGCTCGAGATTATAATAG GGCTGAAGAGTGCTTCAAGCGCGCAGTCCAAGTGGATCCACCAGATGCGGAGGTCCTAAGTCAGTACGCGAACTTCTTGTGGACAGTTAGGAAAAACTTATGGGAAGCAGAAGAAAGATACCAACAGGCCGTGGCAGCTGAGCCTAGGAATCCTTATTATGCATCTACATATGCCAATTTCTTGTGGAGCACTGGTGGTGAAGAGACCTGTTTCCTTCAATGA